Proteins from a genomic interval of Desulfovibrio piger:
- the rplP gene encoding 50S ribosomal protein L16, giving the protein MLAPKKVKFRKWQKGRLRGLASRGASIAFGDIGLKAVQHGQLSSQQIEAARIAMMRHIKRGGKVWIRVFPDRPVTAKPLETRQGSGKGAPVGWCAPVKPGRVLYEIKGVSLDLAREALTRAAHKLPVKTIIVVREGL; this is encoded by the coding sequence ATGCTCGCGCCTAAGAAAGTTAAATTCCGTAAATGGCAGAAGGGCCGCCTGCGTGGCCTGGCTAGCCGCGGCGCCTCCATCGCCTTTGGCGATATTGGCCTGAAGGCCGTGCAGCACGGTCAGTTGTCCAGCCAGCAGATTGAAGCCGCCCGTATCGCCATGATGCGTCACATCAAGCGTGGCGGTAAGGTCTGGATCCGCGTGTTCCCCGACCGCCCCGTGACCGCCAAGCCTCTTGAAACCCGTCAGGGTTCCGGTAAGGGTGCTCCGGTGGGCTGGTGCGCTCCGGTCAAGCCCGGCCGCGTGCTGTACGAAATCAAGGGCGTCAGCCTTGACCTGGCTCGCGAGGCTCTGACCCGCGCCGCCCACAAGCTGCCCGTGAAGACCATCATCGTGGTGAGGGAGGGCCTGTAG
- the rpsC gene encoding 30S ribosomal protein S3 codes for MGQKVHPFGFRLGYNKNWQSRWFSKKDYPAFVFEDSKIRAYVKKLLYHAGLAKIEIERAGGKIRLILSTARPGIVIGRKGVEIEKLRGDLRQKFGREFSLEVNEIRRPEVEAQLVAENIAQQLERRVAFRRAMKRTVSMARKFGGEGIKVTCSGRLAGAEIARTEWYRDGRVPLQTLRADIDYGFAEAHTTYGIIGVKVWIYKGEILDKEVDQ; via the coding sequence ATGGGTCAGAAAGTTCATCCGTTTGGCTTCCGGCTGGGGTACAACAAGAACTGGCAGTCCCGCTGGTTCAGCAAGAAGGACTACCCTGCCTTTGTGTTTGAAGACAGCAAGATTCGCGCCTATGTGAAGAAGCTCCTGTATCATGCGGGGCTGGCCAAGATCGAAATCGAACGCGCCGGTGGCAAGATCCGTCTGATCCTGTCCACTGCCCGTCCCGGTATCGTCATCGGCCGCAAGGGCGTGGAAATCGAAAAGCTGCGCGGCGACCTCCGCCAGAAGTTTGGCCGTGAGTTCTCGCTGGAAGTGAATGAAATCCGTCGTCCCGAAGTGGAAGCCCAGCTCGTGGCCGAAAACATCGCCCAGCAGCTGGAACGCCGCGTGGCCTTCCGTCGCGCCATGAAGCGCACGGTGTCCATGGCCCGCAAGTTCGGTGGCGAAGGCATCAAGGTGACCTGCTCCGGTCGTCTGGCGGGCGCTGAAATCGCCCGTACCGAATGGTACCGTGACGGTCGCGTGCCGTTGCAGACCCTGCGCGCCGACATCGACTACGGTTTTGCCGAAGCGCACACCACCTACGGCATCATCGGTGTCAAGGTGTGGATCTACAAGGGTGAAATCCTTGACAAAGAGGTTGATCAGTAA